The following is a genomic window from Adhaeribacter radiodurans.
ACGGCCTGGTTGTGGGTGACCAGGCCAATGCCTGAACTACCGGGTTGGCGGTGCCACCGGTTAAGCCTGTATTATGGTTCTGAACCCGGCTACCCGATACGTTTAAGCGCAGCGAAATTTTATCGTTTAACTGGGAGTTTACATTCGAGCGGATGATGTATCTTTTATAACCGGTATTTTCAATAATACCGTTTTGGTTCAGGTAGTTCGCGGATAACAGGAAAGTAGTTTTTTCGTTACCACCCGATACGCCTAATTGGTGTTGCTGGCCCCAGGCGCGCCGGAAAACTAAATCCTGCCAATCGGTGCCGCCATTCGCGCGGTATTCATCAATTTGCGCGGGCGTGAAAATAGGAGAAGAACCTAAAGCCGCAGAACGCTGATTGGTAATATCGGCAAAATCAGCGGCTCCCAGAACATCCCATTTTTTAATTACTTCGGAGGTAGATGCCTGGCCTTCGTAGGTTACGTTAAAGCCGCCTTTAGTGCCTTTTTTAGTAGTAATAATCACTACTCCGTTAGCACCCCGGCTACCGTAAATAGAAGTAGAAGCCGCGTCTTTCAGTACCTGAATGGATTCAATGTCGTTGGGGTTCACGCTGGTAAAATCCGCGCCCACAAAACCATCCACTACGTACAAAGGGTCGTTGTTACCCAACACGGAGTTGGCTCCCCGGATACGCACACGGGCTTCGCCACCCGGAGCGCCACCTGCTTGCGTTACCTGTACGCCCGCAGCCCGGCCTTGTAAAACCTGGTCGATGCGGGTAACGGGTTGCTGGGCAAATTCTTTCGTGGAAATAGAGGTTAAAGCACCGGTTACGTCGGTTTTACGTTGGGTACCGTAACCCACTACCACTACTTCTTCCAGCGATTTGGCGTTGTCTTGCAAAGTTACATTAAACGGACCGGTGCCCGTAATAGCTACTTCCTGCGCCGAATAGCCAATAAAAGAGAAAACTAACGTGCCCGATAAAGAAGGTACCTGTAAGGTAAAATTACCGCTGGCATCCGTGGTAGTACCGGTGCTGGTGCCTTTTAATAATACGGTCACTCCTGGCAGGGCCACACCTTTGGTGTCTTTCACCGAGCCAGTCAGGGTTTCGGCTACTACGTTTTTGGTAGTGGCCGTAGCTACTTTTTCCGGCGTAGCGTTGGCATCCAGGGCTAACGCCAGGACCAAGGCAGGCACTAAAGCCAGGCGCGAAAACAAAGGTCGGCCTGAGCCTAAATTGTAAGGGATTTTCATAAAGGTTACTTCATTGTTATGGGTGAATTTTTGAATTAAGGTATTGGTGCGTTAAACCATAAAACCAGCCTTTGCTGCCGGTAAGTTTTGCTCCAGTAGCAATGCTGATTTTATGGTTGGGGAGATGTTAAAATTTAAAACTTTAAAAATTTACTAAGGACGAATGATCGTGCCGTCGAATTTGCGCACTTGCCAGTTCCCGGCTTTGTTGGATATCGGGTATTTCGCAGCGGCTTTTTCGTTTACTTCCACGCCAATGCCGGGCGCTTCGTTCACCGACATGTAGCCTTTGTTCATGGTAGGGCAGCCCTGGAATACTTCCAGTGTCTTGTCGTTAAAGCTCACGGCTTCCTGAATACCAAAATTCCAGATGGCCAAATCCATGTGGCACTGCGCCGCGTGGCCTACCGGCGACACGTCGCCGGGACCGTGCCAGGCGGTTTTCACGTTAAACCACTCACCTAAACGGGCTACTTTCATGGCTGGGGTAATGCCGCCAATTTGCGACACGTGAATCCGGATATAATCGAACCATTGGTTAATCATGGCTTCTTTCCATTCATTCTGGTTGTTAAACAACTCGCCCATGGCAATGGGTACCGTGGTACTCTGGCGCAACATCTGGAACCACTTGGGGTTTTCCGGGGAAAAAGGATCTTCGATGAAGAAAGGCCGGTACTCTTCCAGCGCTTTTATCATGTTAATGGAATCCATCGGGTCCAGCCGCTCATGAATATCGTGCAGGATTTCTACTTCTTCGCCGCATACTTTACGAGCCGCCTCAAAAAGTTTTGGCACCGATTTCATGTAGGCGGTTTGGTTCATGTACTGGTCGTTTGCGCCCCCAAAACCGGCATCTTTAAAATCTGGCTTCGACGAAATAGCGGTAGCACCGTAGCCCCCTTGTTGCACCCGCACGTATTTAAAGCCGCTATCCATGATGCGTTTGGCATCGTTGGCGGTTTCTTCGGGAGTTTTACCGTTGGCGTGCGTGTAGCAAGGCACCGCAAAGCGCACTTTGCCACCCAATAACTGATACACCGGCATACCGGCTCTTTTGCCTTTAATATCCCACAAAGCCTGGTCCAGGCCACTTAGAGCATTGTTGAGCACCGGCCCGTTGCGCCAGTACGAACTCACGTACGCCGAGTGCCAAGCATCTTCGATGTTATCTACGTCTTTGCCGACGCAGAGAGGTGCCAGGTAATTATTAATGGCCGTTACAACTACTTCGGCGCGTTGCGTGAACGTGGCGCAACCGTAGCCGTACAAACCTGGTTCGGTGGTTTCTACTTTTACCACAATTAAATTAGACCCTTGTGGGGCGGTGCCAATAGCTTTTAAACTTTTGATTTTTACAGGCTTCAGGCCTTTGGCGTAAGCCGGAGTTACCCGCTCGGCCGCCCGGCTTTCTGCGGTACCAAATAAGCCCAGTACACCTGCTGCAGCGCCTAAGCCTAATTTTTTTAAGTTCTCTCTTCGACTTTCCAGTTCGTATTTGTCTAATTTTTCCATTAATAAGGTGTTTATTTAAAAAATTTAAAAAATAAAGTACCGGAGCCTATCAGCAGGCTCCGGTACAAGAATTAATTACTTTTTATCCCACCACACGCGGGTATCCAATTTATTCGGGCCTTGGCGGTTTAAGGCTTCGGTTACATTCGCTTGATTCACTACTAATTCGCTATCCGGATAATTTAACCGGCGAATAAATTCTTCTTCGGTTATTTCCCGGCCGGGGTAAGGATTTGGTGCTAAAGTTGGGTAACCGCTGCGCCGGAAATTGGCAAACAACTCCGAGCCGTTTAAAAAAGAAGAAACCCAATATTGCGTGTTTATCAGTTCCAGGGCTTTTTCGGGAGTGCTTACATCCAAGGGGTGCGCCTGCACATATGCCTGAATATCCGCTGATGGAATGGTCGCATTAGGGCCGTACTCGGCAAATTGCTCCAGGTGGGCGGTAATGCCGTTGGTGAAATAAGTAGCCGGGTCGCCGGTAACCCAACCTCTTACCGCCGCTTCGGCCAAAAGTAATTGTGTTTGCGAGTGCGTTACGTGGTAAGTAGGTGCCGCTGTGCGGTTGAGTACTGTATTAATATTTACCTGCGAAAAATCCCACAAACTGGCTACTCCCAGTTCGGCAAAAGTTTGGGCAATGCTTACGTTGTCGTAGCCCATGGGCATACCCACTTGTTGGGCCGGGTCGGTGGTGGCGCGGGCAACAACTTGCTCGGAACCGCTTTTGGCACCTACGTAACGTACCGCAATGGCTTTTAACCGGGGATCGTTGTTTTCTTTAAGGTAATTTACAAAAGGGGCAGCCAGGTAATAATTGGCTTTTTCGCGGGCACCTAAATGGTCGGCCAGCCAGTTTACGTAAAGCGCGGTGTGGCGAGTGGCCGCGTTATCGGCGTTAGATTGCATTACGCCCCCGGCTACGGCTTTGGCCACGTAGGTTTGCGCCAGCGTCGGGTCTACTTTCGTCAGGCGCATGGCCGCCCGTAGCATCAATGAATAGCCAAAACGTTTCCATTTGTCGGCGTTGCCACCGTACAGAATATCGGTGGGGTCAGCCGGTTTGGTCGCGTCGAGGGCAGCGGTTGCTTCTTCCAGTTCTTTTAAAATATCCTTGTAGATAACTTCCTGGGCATCGTATTTCGGCGAAATAATTTCTTCTGAAAAACCTTTGCCGGCCTCAAAATAAGGCACATCGCCGTAGGTATCGGTTAACATTTGAAACACGTAAGCTTTCCAGATGCGGGCGGAGTGGTAGGTGTTGGAACTGGCTTCTACGTCTTTGGTTTTTTCTACCACATCTACTATGTCGCGTACCACCGTGCGGTAATAAGTTGTCCAGATGCGGGCCGTGTTATCGACGTTGTTTTGGTTGTAATTACCCCCGGACAGCGAGCTGCCAAAAGGTGTAACAATCTGCTGCACAATCGGGAAAGTATACGATAAATGCACCAGCGTACCAAAGCCATCCTGAAAAGACGTATTGATAATGGCATTATTCATCAGGAACGAAGGCGTAAGAGTCGTGGGGTCTACTTTATTGGTATTCAGTTCATCAAACCCCTCGTCGCAACTGGTAAAACTCCCCAACAGGGTGAGCAATCCTGCTATATAAATTTTAAAATTTTTCATGATTCCAGATATTTTGCTGTTCATTGATCTTTTTAGCCTAAATTTTAAAATTTAACATTCAGGTTAAATCCTAAGCTTCTGGTTAAAGGCAAACTCGGCCAGAAATCTAAACCAGTCTGGTTATCGGAGGCGTTATTTACCTGCTCGGGGTCCATGTTTTCGGTCCATTTTTTCAGCACGGCCACGTTGTTGGCTACCGCGCTAAATTTCAAACCTTTAATGAAAAACTTTTCGGGCAACATCTTGGTAAAGTCATAGCTTAGGGTAATCTGGCGAAGTTTCCAGAAGCCGGCGTTATACACAAAATCTTCGAAAACGCCGTTGGCATTGGGCCACTCGTAGAAAGGCTGCACTGGCGAACGAGTCGTATTTACCTCGCCATCGGGGTTCACGCCCTGGCCAATCACGTAACCTTCTTCGCGGCCTACTAAAGTTCTTTTGTGCAGACCGTGGCGCAGGTAGTTCATGTTAGAGCCGCCAATCATTTTGTGACCCAGCTTAAAGTCGATGAGGGTAGAAAGGCTTACTCCCTTATAGGTAAAGGTATTGGTAATACCTCCAAAGTATTTTGGTAAAGCACTGCCCGCATTTACTAAACCACCCCGCAACGGCGTACCGCTGGTTTTATTAAATACTTGCCGGCCCTGGTCGTCGCGGAGGTAACTAAAGGTATATAACTGCCCAATAGGCTGACCAACAACCTGGCGTAAAGTAGTACCGCCGGAGCCACCCACCACAATCATGGTATCGGCGGCGTTTAAGCCCAGCGTTAATACTTCGGAGGTGTTGTAAGATGCGTTAAAACTCACATCCCAGCGGAAGGAAGGCGTGTTCACGGGCGCCGCGGAGATTAACATTTCCACGCCTTTGTTCATGCTTTTACCCACGTTAATCAAGCGGTTGGTGTACGACGAAGCATCGGATACCTGGGCTGCCAGAATTTGGTCGTTGGTTATTTTGCGGTAGTACGCAATATCAAATCCTAAGAAATTGTTAAACAACTTTAATTCTAAACCTACTTCGGCTTCGGCTACGCGCAAAGGTTTTAAGTTCGGGTTCGGGATGGTAGTGGCGTTAATACCACCTACCGGAACTACCTGGCCCGATGGGTTCGGGAATAAGTTGTTATTAACACTGTAATATAAAGCGTTGGAATAAGGCGCTACGTTATCGTCGCCCACTTCGGCGTAAGCGGCCCGTAGCTTACCAAAAGAAAGCCAGGCCGGTAAACTTTCAAACGCTTGCGAGAACACGAAACTACCGGTAACCGATGGGTACAAAATGCTGCGGTTTTGCGGTGCTAACGTCGAGAACCAATCGTTGCGGGCTGTAACGTTCAGGTACAAAAATTCCCGGAAAGAGAAAGTAGCGGCTCCGTACAAAGAATTTACTTTACGTTCGGATAAGCTGTAGAAAGGATTTTTCACCCGGCCGTTCATGACGGTATATAAGCCCGGCTGGATAAAATCCTGCACCGTTACGCTGTTATAATCCATGCGCACGTAGCGGGTGTTACCACCTAAAGTTACATCTACCCCAATATCCCCGAAAGTGCGGTTGGCACCCAAGATAAAGTCGTAGTTCCGTTCGCGGAAACGGCGTACATCCTGCGTGTAGCTACCATTAATAAAACCAACCGGTGCCGGTGCAATCGCGGCGTAACCATTAGGCACGTTGTAATCTTGGTCGCGGGAATAATAATCCTGAGCAATGCGGCCTTGCAGATACAGCCAATCGGTGAACTGGTATTTTAAAGCAATGTTCCCGAAAAGCCGGTCGCGGCGGATATTTTCAAAATGCTGGTTAACGGCGTAATACGGGTTGTTGCGCACCAAAAAGCGGGCAAACGGAAACTCGTAACCGTTCGGCAGTAATTGGTTTTGTTCCAGCGCTTCAAAAGGCATGGAGTTAGCCAAAGTCATTACTACGGTGGGAGTAGCAAATTCCTGACCGTTAATCTGGGCCGGATTTTTATTGTACTCGTTGGAGTAGTTTAAATTACCGGAGGTAGAAAGTTTTTTAGAAATATTTTGGTTAAAGCCTAAGTTGATGGTTTTGCGGTTAAACTTAGAATTCGGAACAATGCTCTTACTGTCTAAATTAGCAAAAGAAAGACTAAAGCCCCCATTCGCCCCGTTGTTAGAAACCCGAACGGTATTGGTAAAATTGGTACCCACGTTGTAGAACTTGCGGATACGATTGCGCACTGGTTCGTAGGGCCACGTTTCGCCGTCGAACAAAATTTGGGTCATGCCCGGCTGGAATTTCTCGCCAAAGCTCCACACACCGGATAACGGATTGGGCGCTTGAGGCCGCACGCCGCCTTCCCCCTGGCCGTATTCGTATTGAAAATCGGAAAAGTCCAGCGGGGTTTCGGTGGTTAAGTTGGTATTGTATTCAATGCCTAAGCCCTGGCCTTCGCCTTTGCTTTTAGTGGTAATCATTACCACGCCATCTTTTGCCCGAGAACCGTACAGTGCGGCAGCGGTAGCGCCTTTTAAAACCGTCATGGATTCAATATCGTCGGGGTTAATGCTTTGCAAACCATCGCCGCCGTCGGAGTTGTTGGCTATCCGGTTACCGAAATTCCCGCCTAAAGCATAGTTGGAGTTATCTACCGGAACGCCGTTAATTACAATAAGCGGGCTGTTCTGACCGGAAAACGACGACTGGCCCCGAATCCGAATTTTGCTGGTACCTCCCGGACCGGTAGCCATCGTGGAGATATTAACCCCCGCCATTTTACCTTGCAAACCGCTCATCACGTTAGGCGTGCGATTTACGGCAATCTGGTCGGCGTTAACGGTGGCAGTGGCGTAGCCCAGGGTTTTAGCTTCGCGTTTAATACCTAACGCTGTAACTACTACTTCGTCGAGGGCTTTGGTATCTGAGGATAGGGTTACATTAATGATAGACCGGTTGTTAACGTTTACGGTTTGATTGGTGTACCCAATGTAAGAAAAAACGAGCGTGGCATTGCCGGGAGCATTAATCGTAAAGTTACCTTCGGCATCGGTAACGGTACCTTGGTTGGTGCCGCTAACCTGGATACTTACCCCCGGAAGACCTTCATTTTCCGCACCGGTTACTTTTCCGGTGATTCGGTCATCCTGCGCTAATACCGGCAACTGACACAGCGTCAGAAGCAGGAGAATTAATTGTAAAGCTTTTTTCAACATAAATGGCTTCGTTAAAAAGTAATACAAAATCAAAACAAGCATTAATTTCTCCTCGTAAGAGGCAGGATGGGCAGAATGACCAGTTTTAGAATATCATTTTTTAAAATTTAAAAAATTCTTTGCTGGTACCAGCTTTATTAAGCTCCATCGGGGGGGAATAAAGGTTTATTCACTTTCGTTTTTAATAGAATAAATCCGGATTAAGCTATCCTTTTAGAACCCCTGCTGAAGCAATGCACCAGTACTTCATTTTAAAAACAGTTGCAGAACTTAATCAAGGATAGGCGTAAGAATCGGATAAAAAATAAATAGAGGTATCGCTTTATTACTTCACCAGTACGTCAGCACTACTTCAATTTGCTATTTTGCTATAAAAGCAAGGTTCTAATTAAAATTCTTTATTGAATCTAGATTAGACTTACATTCTGTTCAGGTTAAAAATTTAAAAAATCTATGTTAATGGCTGGTTCTAAATGCCGCAAAGACTAGTTTTTGCCAGTTGACGTAGATTTGTTGCTGCGGATGAAGTACGTCAGAAGCTTGGTTATGCCTTAGTGAGCCCTTTTAGAGACCTTACCTGACTAAAGTTAACGCCGGATAGCAGCTTGCGCTAAAAATAGCCGGCGTAATTTTGCTTTTAGTCAGTTGTTTACTTTACCAATCTACTACTGAGCCGTCACGCGGATCGTACGATTCCGGGTTTTTCCAGTCGTGGCCTATTTTATCTTTTATCTTGTCTTCGTCGAGTTCAACTCCTAAACCCGGTCCGGTGGGAATCAGCACATTGCCGTCTTTTTCCAGCTTAAAAGGTTTTTTTAAATAACCTTCGCCCAAGGAAACCTGCTCCTGCACTAAAAAATTAGGAATGCTGGCGGCGAGCTGCAAACCGGCCGCTAAAGAAATCGGCCCCATGGGGTTGTGCGGCGCAATCGGAATGTAGTAAGCTTCGGCCATGCCAGCAATAATGCGGCCTTCGGTAATGCCGCCGGCGTGGCATAAATCGGGTTGTAAAATGCTGGCGGCTTTTTTCTCCAGAATTTCGCGGAAGCCCCATTTAGTAAATATTCTTTCACCGGCCGCAATCGGAATGTGCGTACCGTGGGCTATGTCGGCGAGCATATCTACATTTTGTGCCTGGCAAGGTTCTTCCACAAACATTGGTTGGTAAGGCTCTAATTCTTTAATTAAAACCTTAGCGGTTTGCGGCGAAATAGCCCCGTGAAAGTCGATGGCAATGTCCATGTCATTGCCGCCGGCCTGGCGCAAAGAAGCAAAATTATCGGCGGCGTATTGAATAAACTTCGGGTTCTCGACCATACGGGCGTGATTTTCTTTTGCTACCCCGGTTTTAATGGTTTTATATCCCTCCGCCAGGCGTTTCTTCATATCTTCGGCGTTGCTGGCGCGGCCATACACCCGCACCCGGTCGCGGGTGGGTCCGCCAAACAGTTCGTAAACGGGCACGTTCAGCAATTTGCCTTTTATATCCCATAAGGCATGATCAATGCCGCTTAAAGCGCTGGTTAAAATGGGTCCACCGCGATAAAAGGCGTGGCGGTAAATGGCCTGCCAATGGTGCACCACCTGCCTAGGATCTTTGCCAATTAAGTAAGGCTCAATTTCTTTAATGGCCGTTTGAATGGTAAGTGCGCGGCCTTCCAGTAAGGGTTCGCCTAAACCTACCACACCGGCATCGGTATGAATGCGCAGGAAAATCCAGCGGGGCTTAATCAGGAAGGTTTCCAGGCGGGTAATTTTTACTTTTTCTTTATAATAGTTTTTTGGTGGCCCGGAATCATAGGCGTAGGACGAAGAAGGCAGCAATAAACCCATGCCGGCTACCCCTAATACCGACTCAATGGCTTTGCGCCGGGAAATACCAGTTTTGTTCATAGAAGATTTTATATTTTAAAAAAATTAATTATCAATTCTTCTTTTAGTAAGCTGAGCGGCAAGAACCGGCCAGTCAAAGTCAATGAATAAAAAAGTTGTATTGCTCTTGATGATTTATTTCGTAGTATTTACAGGCAGTGAGAAATAATCTATTTAATTGTTTTAGATGCTCCTCCCGGCCGTGGTATTCAGGTTGTTCTCTTTATTAAAACAGTATGTAAAAACTGCCTGTCGTTTTTATATATGGGATGCTACCAGTTGTGTACCGCTCCGTCCGGGCTGTGTAAAACCGGGTGCGGGAACTTGGTATTAGAAGTAATTTCCATCACGAAATCGGCCTTTTTGGGGTTGAACTTAACACCTAGGCCCGGGGCAGGATTTAGGTAAAGTTTGCCGTTTTTAAAGTGCACGTAATCGTCGTTGAAGTAAGGTATCTTTTCGGGTTCGCCGCCGGCAAGTTCAATCATAGCCCGAATCGGGCTGCTGGAACCCAGCACGTGCACCAACGCCGCCGTAGATAAAGGACCAGTAAAGTGAGGGATCAGGCCTACATAATGGGTTTCGGCAATAGAAGCAATTTTTTTAAACTCGGTAATGCCCCCGGTATTGGGCAGTGTAACCCGCGAGTAATCAATTAAATGCTGTTCCATCATGGTGTTTATGTCCCAACGGTCACCGAACTGTTCGCCCACGGTTAAAGGCACTTTCAGCATCGGCCGAAGGGTTTTAAAAACTTCCGGGTTTTCCGAACGGATGGGATCT
Proteins encoded in this region:
- a CDS encoding enolase C-terminal domain-like protein codes for the protein MEKLDKYELESRRENLKKLGLGAAAGVLGLFGTAESRAAERVTPAYAKGLKPVKIKSLKAIGTAPQGSNLIVVKVETTEPGLYGYGCATFTQRAEVVVTAINNYLAPLCVGKDVDNIEDAWHSAYVSSYWRNGPVLNNALSGLDQALWDIKGKRAGMPVYQLLGGKVRFAVPCYTHANGKTPEETANDAKRIMDSGFKYVRVQQGGYGATAISSKPDFKDAGFGGANDQYMNQTAYMKSVPKLFEAARKVCGEEVEILHDIHERLDPMDSINMIKALEEYRPFFIEDPFSPENPKWFQMLRQSTTVPIAMGELFNNQNEWKEAMINQWFDYIRIHVSQIGGITPAMKVARLGEWFNVKTAWHGPGDVSPVGHAAQCHMDLAIWNFGIQEAVSFNDKTLEVFQGCPTMNKGYMSVNEAPGIGVEVNEKAAAKYPISNKAGNWQVRKFDGTIIRP
- a CDS encoding SusD/RagB family nutrient-binding outer membrane lipoprotein, encoding MKNFKIYIAGLLTLLGSFTSCDEGFDELNTNKVDPTTLTPSFLMNNAIINTSFQDGFGTLVHLSYTFPIVQQIVTPFGSSLSGGNYNQNNVDNTARIWTTYYRTVVRDIVDVVEKTKDVEASSNTYHSARIWKAYVFQMLTDTYGDVPYFEAGKGFSEEIISPKYDAQEVIYKDILKELEEATAALDATKPADPTDILYGGNADKWKRFGYSLMLRAAMRLTKVDPTLAQTYVAKAVAGGVMQSNADNAATRHTALYVNWLADHLGAREKANYYLAAPFVNYLKENNDPRLKAIAVRYVGAKSGSEQVVARATTDPAQQVGMPMGYDNVSIAQTFAELGVASLWDFSQVNINTVLNRTAAPTYHVTHSQTQLLLAEAAVRGWVTGDPATYFTNGITAHLEQFAEYGPNATIPSADIQAYVQAHPLDVSTPEKALELINTQYWVSSFLNGSELFANFRRSGYPTLAPNPYPGREITEEEFIRRLNYPDSELVVNQANVTEALNRQGPNKLDTRVWWDKK
- a CDS encoding SusC/RagA family TonB-linked outer membrane protein; its protein translation is MLKKALQLILLLLTLCQLPVLAQDDRITGKVTGAENEGLPGVSIQVSGTNQGTVTDAEGNFTINAPGNATLVFSYIGYTNQTVNVNNRSIINVTLSSDTKALDEVVVTALGIKREAKTLGYATATVNADQIAVNRTPNVMSGLQGKMAGVNISTMATGPGGTSKIRIRGQSSFSGQNSPLIVINGVPVDNSNYALGGNFGNRIANNSDGGDGLQSINPDDIESMTVLKGATAAALYGSRAKDGVVMITTKSKGEGQGLGIEYNTNLTTETPLDFSDFQYEYGQGEGGVRPQAPNPLSGVWSFGEKFQPGMTQILFDGETWPYEPVRNRIRKFYNVGTNFTNTVRVSNNGANGGFSLSFANLDSKSIVPNSKFNRKTINLGFNQNISKKLSTSGNLNYSNEYNKNPAQINGQEFATPTVVMTLANSMPFEALEQNQLLPNGYEFPFARFLVRNNPYYAVNQHFENIRRDRLFGNIALKYQFTDWLYLQGRIAQDYYSRDQDYNVPNGYAAIAPAPVGFINGSYTQDVRRFRERNYDFILGANRTFGDIGVDVTLGGNTRYVRMDYNSVTVQDFIQPGLYTVMNGRVKNPFYSLSERKVNSLYGAATFSFREFLYLNVTARNDWFSTLAPQNRSILYPSVTGSFVFSQAFESLPAWLSFGKLRAAYAEVGDDNVAPYSNALYYSVNNNLFPNPSGQVVPVGGINATTIPNPNLKPLRVAEAEVGLELKLFNNFLGFDIAYYRKITNDQILAAQVSDASSYTNRLINVGKSMNKGVEMLISAAPVNTPSFRWDVSFNASYNTSEVLTLGLNAADTMIVVGGSGGTTLRQVVGQPIGQLYTFSYLRDDQGRQVFNKTSGTPLRGGLVNAGSALPKYFGGITNTFTYKGVSLSTLIDFKLGHKMIGGSNMNYLRHGLHKRTLVGREEGYVIGQGVNPDGEVNTTRSPVQPFYEWPNANGVFEDFVYNAGFWKLRQITLSYDFTKMLPEKFFIKGLKFSAVANNVAVLKKWTENMDPEQVNNASDNQTGLDFWPSLPLTRSLGFNLNVKF
- the dgoD gene encoding galactonate dehydratase, with the translated sequence MNKTGISRRKAIESVLGVAGMGLLLPSSSYAYDSGPPKNYYKEKVKITRLETFLIKPRWIFLRIHTDAGVVGLGEPLLEGRALTIQTAIKEIEPYLIGKDPRQVVHHWQAIYRHAFYRGGPILTSALSGIDHALWDIKGKLLNVPVYELFGGPTRDRVRVYGRASNAEDMKKRLAEGYKTIKTGVAKENHARMVENPKFIQYAADNFASLRQAGGNDMDIAIDFHGAISPQTAKVLIKELEPYQPMFVEEPCQAQNVDMLADIAHGTHIPIAAGERIFTKWGFREILEKKAASILQPDLCHAGGITEGRIIAGMAEAYYIPIAPHNPMGPISLAAGLQLAASIPNFLVQEQVSLGEGYLKKPFKLEKDGNVLIPTGPGLGVELDEDKIKDKIGHDWKNPESYDPRDGSVVDW